CTATGGTCTTGCGTTGTGCTACACAATATATCAAATATGGCGATGATTATTTCAGTCGTTGTCCCGGGCAACAACAGTATCGGCGGCAACAGCCATTCCCCCCTTGCGCTTTTTAGCTATATTTACGGCACATTAGCATGCATCAAAATCGCAGACATCATGGAGGAAATCATCATCAGAAAAGCCATGCCGGAAGACCTGCCGGTATTATTGCTGGCAGAACAAGAACTGATCAATGCAGAACGGCCATTCGACCCCACCCTCGTGCCGGGAGAATTTTACTACTACGATCTTGAGGAGATGATAGAAAGTGAAGACGCGGAAGTATTGATCGCCACATGGGATGGGCTCTTTGCGGGCTGTGGACATGCCTCGATACGCCCCGGCAAGCCTTACAACAATTTCGACAGGCAGGCTTTCCTGGGTTTTATGTATGTGGTGCCGGAGCATCGCGGCAAAGATATTATCCAGCGTATTATCGGGGAATTGAAGAAATGGACGGAGAAAAAGGGCCTTGACGAAATAAGACTGCAGGTATATGCGGATAACATCGCTGCCATCAAAGCATACGAGAAAGTAGGCTTTGAAAAGCTGCTGATAGATATGAGATTGAAATAAGCGGGTTAATTTTTTCCTATGAACAACAAATTTACATTCGGTTTACTGGTGTTTCTGGCAGGAGGAGTTACGGCCTTTTTGATCATCAGCCAGTTATCGTTCAAAGAAGATACGGAAACTGTTGCGGAAGAGCAAACTACCGTATCCATGGTGCCTGAACTGCCTGCGCAGATGGATTTTGCCGGAGAGGCCGTACCGCTGGACCGCCGGGATGTGCAGGAGCGGCTGGACAGGGAACTGCTGTACAATTATTACTATAAACCCAACGTCCTTTTCACCATAAAGCTGGCCAACCGTTACTTCCCGGCCATATCCGAACGGCTGAAGGCCAACGGCGTACCGGATGATTTCAAATACCTCTG
This genomic stretch from Chitinophaga sp. XS-30 harbors:
- a CDS encoding GNAT family N-acetyltransferase; this encodes MEEIIIRKAMPEDLPVLLLAEQELINAERPFDPTLVPGEFYYYDLEEMIESEDAEVLIATWDGLFAGCGHASIRPGKPYNNFDRQAFLGFMYVVPEHRGKDIIQRIIGELKKWTEKKGLDEIRLQVYADNIAAIKAYEKVGFEKLLIDMRLK